The Mesorhizobium sp. M3A.F.Ca.ET.080.04.2.1 genome contains the following window.
CTTTCAAATGTTCGTTGCGGCAATAGGAGACGAGCGCGCAACTCCTCGGCAAGCGCCGGATACATCCCGAGATGGCGCTCGGCGAAATTGTGAAAGTGCTGCTCGGCAACAACAGCCGGAACCCCCCGATACTCCTTGTTGAATGCGCCTGCGCTGATGGTCGGAACACCGTGGGGAACGCAAGGCTTGCTGAAGCCTAGATTGAAAGCCGCTTCCCATTCGGCCGCGAAAGCCTCCGCGTCACGACCATGCTCGACGCGTCTGAACGGCGAATGGAAATAAGGAATTCCGGTCACCCGCGAGAAAAGAAGCGCAGACATCACGGCATGGACCTGTGCGCCGCCGCCGTCCTGTTTTCCCACGCAGGTTATGCCGAGCAGCGACTTCTTCGCCTGCGCGGAGAAATTTTGCATACCTCGTTGAGTGAAGTTGCGTTTGAACAGAAACACAGGGGTTGGACCTATTGAACTGGCACATAAGGCTGAAAACCTATTACGTCTCAAGTGTTTTCGCGCGAGCTTCGCGGGGTCGGAATGCAAGCCGTGGTCGCTTGCGTCGCCCATAGTGCTCGACAGCAGACCCACACTTTGGCCTAATGGGGCGCGATCGACCGCGATGCGTGCGCAGAACCATCGGAACAAGTGAGACCGGGTGCGATATGAAATTGACGCGAACGGCCATTTTGCCGATGACCGCCATGCTGCTTGTTGCAGCAGGCTGTTCCTCCACTGTCGCGTCGATCAGCCCGGCGAAATACGACAGGATGAGTTGCACCGAGCTCAACAGCGCGCTTGGCGAGACCGCCACCGAGATCTCGCAGGTCGCGATCACCCGCGGCAAGGTCGCCAACACCAGCGTGCCGCACTGGCTGCTCGGCGGCGAGAGCGTGAAGACGGTGGTCGCCAATCGCGAGACGGCCCGGATCGAACGGCTGCAGCAACAGCAGCACGCTCTTGTCGCGGCGCGGAAGCAAAGGTGCCCGTCCTCGCGATGAGCGGCGCAGCGCGAAAATGAACAGCACGGCGCCACGTGGCGCCCGCCTCAGGCGCTCATCCTGAACCTGGTCGTATCGATCGCAGCGTTCATCAGCGTCTGGGTGTAAGCGGCCTGCGGATTGCCGAAGATCTCCTCGGCCGGCCCTTCCTCGACGATTTTTCCCTGCTTCATCACGATGATGTAGTCGGCCATGGCGCGCACCACGGCGAGGTCATGACTGATGAAGAGGTAGGACAGCTCATTGTCGGCCTGCAGCTTGCGCAAAAGCTCCACGATCTGCTTCTGCACCGAGCGGTCGAGCGCCGAGGTCGGCTCGTCCAGCACCACGACTTTCGGCTTCAGGATCATGGCGCGGGCGATGGCGATGCGCTGGCGCTGGCCGCCGGAGAATTCGTGCGGATAGCGATTGCGCGCGTTGGGGTCGAGGCCGACCTCGCGCAGCGCCTCGACCGCGCGCTGGTCGCGCTGCTTGCTGGTGAGCGACGGCTCATGCACCAACAGCCCTTCGGTGATGACCTGGCCGACCGTCATGCGCGGCGACAGCGAGCCGAACGGATCCTGGAAGACCAGTTGCAGTTCGCGGCGCAGCGGCCGCATCGCCCGGCGGTCCGCTTCGGAGATGTCGCGGTCGCCGAAGCGGATGACGCCGTCGCTGGGCAGGAGCCGGAGCAGCGCGCGGCCGAGCGTCGATTTGCCGGAGCCCGACTCGCCGACGATGCCGATCGTCTGGTTGCGCCTCAGCCGGATCGAGATCTTGTCCACCGCGCGCAGCATCAGCGGCTCGCCGCCGAGAAAGCCGCCGCCGATCTTGAAAACCACCTCGACGTTGCGGCCTTCGAGCAGCACTGGCGCGTTGGCGGGCGGCGGGCCCTTGGTGCCGCTCGGCTCGGCCGCGAGCAGCATCTTGGTGTAGGCGTGCTGCGGATTGGCAAATAGCGCTTCCGCCTCGCCCTCCTCCACCACCTCGCCCTGGCGCATGACATAGACGCGA
Protein-coding sequences here:
- a CDS encoding ABC transporter ATP-binding protein, whose amino-acid sequence is MASETILSVKDLRVRFQTLDGTVEAVKGINIKVNAGETVAVVGESGSGKSQTMMAAMSLLSSNGEATGAVDYRGQNLLTMTKSELNKVRGRKISMIFQEPMTSLDPLYTIGNQLIEPIRRHRGLDAQAAREEALKLLRLVHIPDPERRMKSYPHEMSGGQRQRVMIAMALANDPDILIADEPTTALDVTIQAQILMLLAELQRKLGMAIVFITHDLGIVRRFADRVYVMRQGEVVEEGEAEALFANPQHAYTKMLLAAEPSGTKGPPPANAPVLLEGRNVEVVFKIGGGFLGGEPLMLRAVDKISIRLRRNQTIGIVGESGSGKSTLGRALLRLLPSDGVIRFGDRDISEADRRAMRPLRRELQLVFQDPFGSLSPRMTVGQVITEGLLVHEPSLTSKQRDQRAVEALREVGLDPNARNRYPHEFSGGQRQRIAIARAMILKPKVVVLDEPTSALDRSVQKQIVELLRKLQADNELSYLFISHDLAVVRAMADYIIVMKQGKIVEEGPAEEIFGNPQAAYTQTLMNAAIDTTRFRMSA